The following coding sequences lie in one Bradyrhizobium sp. G127 genomic window:
- a CDS encoding NADH:flavin oxidoreductase/NADH oxidase, with amino-acid sequence MSQPRLFTPIVLRGVTSKNRIVISPMCQYSADDGLANDWHLVHLGKFAQGGAGIVMTEATAVNPEGRITHGDLGLWNDAQIAPLKRIANFLRANGSVPAIQLAHAGRKASMQRPWYGNAALTAEDVARGDKPWTIVAPSAIPMDDGWLMPHELTVPELKQLCEDFRLATLRAVDAQFELLELHCAHGYLLHEFLSPLSNKRNDAYGGDRAGRMKFPLEIVETVRAAWPKDRPLFVRISSVDGIDGGIDISDSVAFVNEASTRGADVIDCSSGGLMGSATAARIPRGYGFQVPFAEQIRNETKVTTMAVGLILHPQQAEDIVAEGKTDLVAVGREALFDPNWPLHAELALSDTKGEIGDGTFDSWPKQYGWWLERREPGLRKLAGHALPFRKV; translated from the coding sequence ATGTCGCAGCCCCGATTGTTCACGCCGATTGTGCTACGTGGCGTCACGTCGAAGAACCGCATCGTGATTTCACCGATGTGCCAGTATTCGGCCGACGACGGTCTGGCGAACGACTGGCATCTGGTTCACCTCGGCAAGTTCGCGCAGGGCGGTGCCGGAATCGTGATGACGGAGGCGACCGCGGTTAATCCAGAGGGGCGCATCACCCACGGCGACCTCGGCCTGTGGAATGACGCTCAGATCGCGCCGCTGAAGCGCATCGCGAATTTCCTTCGCGCCAATGGTTCGGTGCCTGCAATCCAGTTGGCCCATGCCGGACGCAAGGCCAGCATGCAGCGGCCGTGGTACGGCAACGCCGCGCTGACCGCGGAGGATGTGGCGCGCGGCGACAAGCCGTGGACCATCGTCGCGCCCAGCGCCATTCCCATGGACGACGGCTGGCTGATGCCGCACGAACTGACCGTGCCAGAACTGAAGCAGCTGTGTGAGGATTTTCGCCTGGCCACACTGCGCGCAGTGGATGCGCAGTTCGAGCTGCTCGAACTGCATTGTGCCCACGGCTACCTGCTGCACGAATTCCTGTCGCCGCTGTCCAACAAGCGCAACGACGCCTATGGCGGCGACCGCGCCGGACGGATGAAGTTTCCGCTGGAGATCGTTGAAACCGTGCGCGCCGCATGGCCCAAGGACCGGCCACTGTTCGTCCGCATTTCATCGGTCGATGGCATCGACGGCGGCATCGATATTTCCGACTCTGTCGCTTTCGTGAATGAGGCCAGCACGCGGGGCGCGGACGTGATCGACTGCTCGTCCGGCGGCTTGATGGGATCGGCAACCGCGGCGCGCATCCCGCGCGGCTACGGCTTTCAGGTACCGTTCGCCGAGCAGATCCGCAATGAGACCAAGGTGACCACCATGGCTGTCGGTCTGATCCTGCATCCGCAGCAGGCGGAGGACATCGTTGCCGAAGGCAAGACCGACCTTGTGGCCGTCGGGCGCGAAGCGTTGTTCGATCCGAATTGGCCGCTCCATGCCGAACTCGCCCTGAGCGACACCAAGGGGGAGATCGGTGACGGCACGTTCGATTCCTGGCCCAAGCAGTATGGCTGGTGGCTGGAACGGCGCGAGCCTGGCCTGCGCAAGCTTGCTGGCCACGCGTTGCCATTTCGCAAGGTTTAG